In a single window of the Chondrocystis sp. NIES-4102 genome:
- a CDS encoding sodium/hydrogen exchanger, which translates to MEGSFEITLQIVIAVLAGITAQVIAEYFQVPSIVFLLIFGIFLGANSLNILHPHDLGIGLEVIVALSVAIILFEGGLNLELRELGKVSGSLRNLVTIGTLITLVGGGMAAHWLAEFPWSIAFLYASLVVVTGPTVISPLLKQVKVDRQVATLLEGEGVLIDPVGAILAVVVLNTILNTNAAPLDIISGLVMRLGIGTIVGGLGGWLLGLFLKKANLLSEELKNLVVLAAVWGLFGLSQSLYSESGLMATVVAGIVLKASAIPEERLLKRFKGQLTVLCVSVLFILLAADLSIDSVFALGWGSVFAVFVLMLIVRPISIMVCTWNSSMNWRQKLFLAWIAPKGIVSASVASLFAILLTEKGINGGDAIKALVFLTILMTVFFQGLTARWVANWLKITSSNAKGAVIIGCNSLGRFMGRLFQQLGESVVMIDTDPEACKKAEADNLPVYQSSALDTEVLAEAGIDSMGTFLALTNNGEVNLVLAQRAVEEFQPPRVLASFPQSSSTENTSKTKVAQALISQLPIKTWNSYIDDGQIKLGVTILNEPNFSFKLAHLQTLIRAGEMLPLLIKRNNNLQVAVAEEEWQVEDELYYLIHDPRPKLLKRLSGDSQASRLILEKLPEVEDIPLAAPQTSLE; encoded by the coding sequence ATGGAAGGATCTTTTGAAATTACTCTACAAATAGTTATTGCTGTGCTTGCAGGTATTACTGCTCAAGTAATAGCAGAATATTTTCAAGTTCCTAGTATTGTTTTTTTGCTAATATTTGGCATTTTCTTAGGAGCTAACTCCTTAAACATTCTACACCCTCACGATTTAGGAATAGGGTTAGAAGTGATCGTTGCTCTTTCCGTTGCCATTATCCTTTTTGAAGGAGGGCTAAATTTAGAATTACGAGAATTAGGTAAAGTCTCAGGTAGTCTACGTAATTTGGTGACAATTGGCACTTTAATTACCCTTGTCGGCGGAGGAATGGCTGCTCATTGGCTGGCAGAATTCCCTTGGTCAATTGCCTTCCTCTATGCTTCTTTAGTAGTGGTTACAGGCCCTACAGTAATTAGCCCTCTTTTAAAACAAGTAAAGGTAGATCGTCAAGTAGCAACTTTACTAGAAGGAGAAGGAGTATTAATTGATCCTGTTGGCGCAATTTTAGCTGTCGTCGTACTTAACACCATTCTTAATACTAACGCTGCACCTTTAGATATTATCAGTGGTTTGGTCATGCGCTTAGGTATTGGGACTATTGTAGGGGGATTAGGAGGGTGGTTACTCGGTCTATTTTTGAAAAAAGCTAACCTTCTTTCCGAAGAATTAAAAAATCTTGTCGTCTTAGCAGCAGTTTGGGGTTTATTTGGTCTGTCTCAAAGTTTATACAGTGAATCTGGATTAATGGCTACTGTAGTAGCTGGAATTGTGCTAAAAGCCTCTGCCATTCCTGAAGAAAGATTGCTTAAAAGGTTTAAGGGTCAATTAACTGTTTTGTGTGTTTCGGTCTTATTTATTCTTTTAGCTGCTGATTTATCTATCGACAGTGTATTTGCTTTGGGTTGGGGGAGTGTATTTGCTGTTTTTGTACTGATGTTGATAGTTAGACCAATTAGTATTATGGTCTGTACCTGGAATAGTAGTATGAATTGGCGACAAAAACTTTTTTTGGCTTGGATTGCTCCAAAAGGTATAGTTTCAGCTTCCGTAGCTTCCTTATTTGCCATTTTACTTACCGAGAAAGGTATTAATGGTGGTGATGCTATTAAGGCTTTGGTTTTTTTGACTATTTTAATGACTGTTTTTTTCCAAGGGTTGACTGCACGTTGGGTGGCAAATTGGTTAAAAATTACTTCGAGTAACGCTAAAGGAGCAGTAATTATTGGCTGTAATTCCCTAGGTCGTTTTATGGGTCGTTTATTTCAACAGCTAGGAGAATCTGTGGTAATGATTGATACTGATCCCGAAGCCTGTAAAAAAGCGGAAGCTGATAATCTCCCTGTATATCAAAGTAGCGCGTTGGATACAGAGGTTTTAGCTGAGGCTGGAATTGATTCTATGGGAACATTTTTAGCTTTAACGAATAATGGCGAAGTAAACTTAGTTTTAGCTCAAAGAGCAGTAGAAGAGTTTCAACCACCTAGGGTATTAGCTTCATTTCCCCAAAGTAGTTCGACGGAAAATACCAGTAAAACTAAAGTGGCGCAGGCGTTAATTTCCCAATTACCAATTAAAACTTGGAATAGCTATATCGATGATGGACAAATAAAATTAGGGGTAACAATTCTAAACGAGCCAAATTTTTCTTTTAAGTTAGCTCATTTACAAACATTGATTCGTGCAGGGGAAATGCTACCTTTATTAATAAAACGTAATAATAATTTACAAGTAGCTGTCGCCGAGGAAGAATGGCAAGTGGAGGACGAACTTTACTATCTAATACATGATCCACGACCCAAACTACTCAAGCGTTTATCAGGAGATAGCCAAGCATCTCGCCTAATTTTAGAAAAACTCCCAGAAGTAGAAGACATTCCTTTAGCTGCACCTCAAACGAGTCTTGAGTAG
- a CDS encoding beta-lactamase domain protein, which produces MKKSQGKIISNSLPLSCYVYAAGHEDEGICLLLRIGKYHILLDCGLKDLPSSLLVKQTSIDLAFCSHAHEDHCRGLLDLHRTFPDLPIYTSEVTAKLLPGQLLENIDWCQTLPWRSPVKINPDLQIELIPAGHLPGAAAIIITYQTSDRSYKIMYTGDFSVSNFQLVEGLSIENLRGLSPDVLILEGSYGTVRHPHRRLQEKHLMERINQALSLGQNVLLPVPSMGLGQEILKLLRSHHQFTGRDLDIWVDESIAITCDIYLELLSQFPTSVQNFAKHQSLFWDERICPRMRRLAVCGEFTPKNNPQVLLVDYKSNLWQYLTDETAKWLVLLPEHPQQYLHPDSPRLELLRNLSSVTLETYLLAEHSDGRNTTQLIHNLKPQHVIFVHGSLSYLLELASLEELRNRYQIHAPVQEILVELPIGDRFLQPKVPQPVFYEGEINELSSAIAIIIPDFIGSDPRWKNIADTGIIQARWQGDELVVRGISQRELLNSNNQARISSDLDCCNRCLHYNNQRCWNQSSPLYGFKVIPEGYCPVFESIEEVN; this is translated from the coding sequence ATGAAAAAAAGTCAGGGAAAAATTATTTCTAATTCCCTGCCTTTGTCATGTTATGTTTATGCAGCAGGCCATGAAGACGAAGGTATCTGCTTACTACTGCGTATTGGTAAATATCATATTTTGTTAGACTGCGGTTTAAAAGATTTACCTTCTTCGTTGTTAGTTAAGCAAACTTCCATAGATTTAGCCTTTTGTTCCCATGCTCATGAAGATCATTGTCGTGGGTTACTAGATTTACATCGAACTTTTCCTGATTTACCGATCTATACCAGCGAGGTAACTGCTAAATTATTGCCAGGTCAACTATTAGAAAATATAGACTGGTGTCAGACATTACCTTGGCGATCGCCTGTAAAAATAAATCCAGATCTACAAATAGAATTGATTCCCGCAGGACATTTACCTGGTGCTGCTGCAATTATCATTACTTATCAAACGAGCGATCGCAGTTATAAAATCATGTACACAGGGGATTTTTCTGTGTCCAATTTTCAATTAGTTGAAGGGTTATCAATTGAAAATTTACGCGGTTTATCTCCTGATGTTCTAATTTTAGAAGGTAGTTATGGCACAGTGCGCCACCCCCATCGCCGTCTCCAAGAAAAACATTTAATGGAGAGAATTAATCAGGCGTTGAGTTTAGGACAAAACGTGTTATTACCTGTCCCTTCTATGGGGTTAGGACAAGAAATTCTTAAACTTCTACGTTCTCATCATCAGTTTACAGGGCGAGATCTCGATATTTGGGTAGATGAATCTATTGCTATTACCTGTGACATCTATCTAGAGTTATTGTCTCAGTTTCCTACATCGGTTCAAAATTTCGCTAAACATCAATCATTATTTTGGGATGAGCGCATTTGTCCTCGAATGCGAAGATTAGCTGTGTGTGGTGAATTTACTCCTAAGAATAATCCTCAAGTATTACTAGTAGACTATAAAAGTAATTTATGGCAGTATTTAACAGATGAAACAGCAAAATGGTTAGTTTTATTACCCGAACATCCGCAACAATATCTACATCCAGATTCACCACGCTTAGAATTGCTGCGTAACCTATCTTCCGTTACCTTAGAAACCTATCTACTAGCAGAACATAGCGACGGACGTAATACCACCCAACTAATACATAATTTAAAACCACAGCACGTTATCTTTGTGCATGGTTCTTTAAGCTATCTATTAGAACTAGCCAGTTTAGAAGAGTTACGTAATCGTTACCAAATTCATGCCCCTGTGCAAGAAATCTTAGTGGAATTACCAATAGGCGATCGCTTTTTACAACCCAAAGTTCCACAACCAGTATTTTACGAGGGAGAAATCAATGAATTAAGTTCAGCGATCGCTATTATTATTCCTGATTTTATTGGCAGCGATCCTCGATGGAAAAACATTGCCGATACTGGAATTATTCAAGCGCGTTGGCAGGGAGACGAACTTGTGGTGCGAGGAATTTCTCAGCGAGAGTTACTAAATTCTAATAATCAAGCTCGCATATCATCTGATCTAGATTGCTGTAATCGTTGCCTGCACTATAATAATCAACGTTGTTGGAATCAATCTTCTCCTCTATACGGGTTTAAAGTTATTCCTGAAGGCTATTGTCCAGTCTTTGAATCAATCGAAGAAGTTAATTAA
- a CDS encoding VacB and RNase II family 3'-5' exoribonuclease: MEFSIATLLAQFVDDKLIAGKNLEKKLGCEDDESIEKLQVTLDALEKIGVLTKERGKYRRLIQEGVVEAKLRCSSKGFCFAIQDEENADDIYVRESHLSNAWNGDRVFVKIIKEGSRRRSPEGEVKLILERANPSLLATVTNKESKYRAVPLDDRLLFELDLNANGQDLETALEHLVHVSVLRYPLAQKPPLGEVTKILGSDAEEAADVDIVSCKHDLPQDFPQKAIAAADQLPSSRIPAAEIKNRLDLRDKLTFTIETESNLNNTSWIENAFTLDKTESGNWQLGIHIADVAHYIEPEGILERIARKRGIAVNLRKQVLPLFPEKVSKICSLIPGKNRLTISVLITIDSQGEIVEYTITPSVISVDHQLTYQEAQAMLSEEQEPSKKLAELVSLLQNIFLTLSPLVKAQRLQRGGLEVYTPEIHSLYKDEGRVGTILNVATLPVHSMLTELTILAGRVVAQHLQALELPGVYCTQAEPDVEELEDLIKLGTNLGLQLDLDIEDAVTSQDYQRLTEKFATNSAVMVLNYLLQSTFKPVKYTTKPGKHFGLAYDDGYTHCISPGQRYIDLVIQRILKALFEHGRDRRHSRTKQGVDLTSSTCHGEINWKVLPTNIQEELEIEIQTMLPFLNDREKKAEDAEKDLAGLKKAEQMKERTGKIFEGLITGVQSYGFFVEIEDLLVEGLVHVSSLKDDWYEYRSRNSCLVGRKNRTAYRLGDRVEVEVKSVDYYRQQIDLVTVGGGSEVQNADWEEE, translated from the coding sequence ATGGAATTTTCAATCGCTACATTACTTGCCCAATTTGTCGATGATAAACTAATCGCGGGCAAAAATCTCGAAAAAAAACTTGGTTGTGAAGATGACGAGAGTATAGAAAAATTACAAGTAACGTTAGATGCTCTCGAAAAAATCGGTGTTTTAACCAAAGAAAGAGGTAAATATCGCCGTCTTATTCAAGAAGGAGTGGTGGAAGCAAAATTAAGATGTTCGAGTAAAGGATTTTGTTTTGCCATTCAAGACGAAGAAAACGCAGATGATATCTATGTAAGAGAAAGTCATTTAAGTAATGCTTGGAATGGCGATCGCGTTTTTGTCAAAATTATTAAAGAAGGTAGTCGTCGTCGTTCTCCTGAAGGGGAAGTAAAATTAATTTTAGAGCGAGCTAATCCGTCTTTACTTGCTACAGTAACTAATAAAGAAAGTAAGTATCGAGCAGTACCTTTAGATGATCGACTACTATTTGAATTAGATTTAAACGCCAATGGTCAAGATCTCGAAACAGCGTTAGAACATTTAGTTCATGTATCCGTCCTACGTTATCCTTTGGCACAAAAACCCCCTTTAGGTGAGGTGACAAAAATTCTGGGTAGTGATGCGGAAGAAGCTGCCGATGTCGATATAGTTTCCTGTAAACACGATCTACCTCAAGATTTTCCTCAAAAAGCGATCGCTGCTGCTGATCAGTTACCTAGTTCTCGTATTCCTGCAGCAGAAATTAAAAATCGTTTGGATTTACGGGATAAGTTAACTTTTACCATTGAAACGGAATCTAATCTTAATAATACTTCCTGGATTGAAAACGCTTTTACTTTAGATAAAACTGAATCAGGTAATTGGCAATTGGGTATCCATATTGCAGATGTTGCCCATTATATCGAACCTGAAGGGATTTTAGAGCGCATAGCCAGAAAAAGAGGTATTGCGGTTAATCTGCGTAAACAAGTTTTACCCTTATTTCCAGAAAAAGTTAGCAAAATCTGCTCTCTCATTCCAGGTAAAAACCGTTTAACTATATCAGTACTAATTACTATCGATTCTCAAGGCGAAATTGTTGAATATACTATTACCCCAAGTGTAATTTCTGTAGATCATCAACTTACCTATCAAGAAGCTCAAGCAATGTTGAGTGAAGAACAAGAGCCTAGTAAAAAATTAGCCGAACTTGTATCATTACTGCAAAATATATTTTTGACCCTCAGTCCCTTAGTCAAAGCTCAACGCCTACAACGAGGTGGGTTAGAAGTTTATACACCAGAGATTCATAGTCTTTATAAAGATGAAGGTAGGGTAGGTACAATTCTTAATGTTGCGACTTTACCTGTTCACTCTATGTTAACTGAGCTTACCATATTAGCTGGCAGAGTAGTTGCTCAACATTTACAAGCTTTAGAATTACCTGGTGTTTATTGCACTCAGGCAGAACCAGACGTGGAAGAATTAGAAGACTTAATCAAGTTAGGTACTAATTTGGGTTTGCAATTGGATCTCGATATTGAAGACGCTGTAACTTCTCAAGACTATCAAAGACTGACAGAAAAGTTTGCCACCAATTCAGCCGTGATGGTTTTAAACTATCTACTACAGAGTACTTTTAAACCCGTCAAATATACCACTAAACCAGGTAAGCATTTTGGTTTAGCTTATGACGATGGCTATACTCATTGTATCTCTCCAGGTCAAAGATATATTGATTTAGTTATTCAACGCATCCTCAAAGCATTGTTTGAACATGGACGCGATCGCCGTCATAGTCGTACTAAACAAGGGGTGGATTTAACCAGTAGCACTTGTCATGGTGAAATAAATTGGAAGGTATTACCTACTAATATTCAAGAGGAATTGGAAATTGAAATTCAAACTATGTTACCCTTCCTCAATGATCGCGAAAAGAAAGCCGAAGATGCCGAAAAAGATCTCGCAGGCTTGAAAAAAGCTGAACAAATGAAAGAACGCACAGGTAAAATCTTTGAAGGTTTAATTACAGGTGTACAGTCTTACGGTTTCTTTGTGGAAATTGAGGATTTATTAGTTGAAGGTTTGGTTCATGTTAGTTCTCTTAAGGATGATTGGTATGAATATCGTTCTCGCAATAGCTGCCTAGTTGGACGGAAAAATCGCACTGCCTATCGTTTAGGCGATCGCGTGGAAGTGGAAGTTAAAAGCGTTGATTATTATCGTCAACAAATTGATCTGGTTACTGTTGGCGGTGGTAGTGAAGTACAAAATGCCGACTGGGAAGAGGAGTAA
- a CDS encoding endoribonuclease L-PSP, whose amino-acid sequence MSKKVIRTNKAPAPVGPYNQAIASEGQMLFLAGQIPLDPESGNIVGEGDITAQTKQVMANIEAILTEAGATWDNVVKTSVFLSDLANFTPMNQVYAQYFAEDTAPARACVEVSRLPKDVLVEIECIAVI is encoded by the coding sequence ATGTCTAAAAAAGTAATTCGTACAAACAAAGCTCCTGCCCCAGTCGGTCCCTATAATCAAGCGATCGCCTCGGAGGGTCAAATGTTGTTTTTGGCAGGGCAAATTCCTTTAGATCCAGAGTCTGGCAATATTGTTGGGGAGGGAGATATTACGGCACAAACTAAACAGGTGATGGCGAATATTGAAGCGATCTTAACTGAAGCAGGAGCAACTTGGGATAATGTGGTAAAAACTAGCGTTTTCTTAAGTGATTTGGCTAATTTTACCCCTATGAACCAAGTTTATGCTCAATACTTTGCCGAAGATACTGCCCCAGCCCGCGCCTGTGTTGAGGTTTCCCGTTTACCAAAGGATGTGCTGGTGGAAATTGAATGTATTGCGGTAATTTAG
- a CDS encoding 1,4-dihydroxy-2-naphthoate phytyltransferase — protein sequence MTTKQISPINQQQDDVSCKNIHTNRRRLWLAAIKPPIYSVAIAPIAVGTAIAYSQSHVFNPQIFLTFIGAAILIIAWLNLSNDVFDSSTGIDIHKAHSVVNLTGNKSLIFWVANLCLVLGIVGVVALAWWQQDWTVLEIVLLCCFLGYTYQGPPFRLGYLGLGEIICFFTFGPGAVSAAYYSQTQTFSGNALIISSIIGLSTSIILFCSHFHQIEDDLAAGKRSPIVRFGTSNGAKILTLMIVSIYILTVVLIVAGTLPMLCLIVFGSLPFAGQLATHVQKNHALPDQVSNSKFIAVNLYLSSSLLLILGLVISLHV from the coding sequence ATGACTACCAAGCAAATAAGCCCAATAAATCAGCAACAAGATGATGTAAGCTGTAAAAATATCCATACAAATCGCCGTCGATTATGGTTAGCTGCTATAAAACCGCCTATCTACAGTGTGGCGATCGCCCCCATCGCAGTTGGGACGGCAATCGCTTATAGTCAAAGTCATGTATTTAATCCGCAAATCTTTCTCACCTTTATAGGGGCAGCTATTTTAATTATTGCCTGGTTAAATCTTAGCAATGATGTATTTGACTCGTCCACGGGGATTGATATTCATAAAGCCCATTCAGTAGTTAATCTAACTGGTAATAAGTCCTTAATATTTTGGGTAGCTAATCTTTGTTTAGTTTTAGGGATTGTAGGGGTAGTTGCTTTAGCTTGGTGGCAACAAGATTGGACGGTTTTGGAAATAGTTTTATTATGCTGCTTCTTAGGCTATACCTATCAAGGCCCACCTTTTCGTTTAGGATATTTAGGTTTGGGGGAAATTATTTGTTTTTTTACTTTCGGCCCAGGCGCAGTATCAGCAGCTTATTATTCTCAAACACAGACTTTTTCGGGTAATGCTTTGATTATTTCGAGCATTATCGGCTTAAGTACCTCAATTATTTTATTTTGCTCCCATTTTCATCAAATAGAAGATGATTTAGCAGCAGGAAAGCGATCTCCTATTGTGCGGTTTGGTACTAGTAACGGGGCTAAAATCTTAACTTTAATGATTGTTAGTATTTATATTTTGACAGTGGTTTTGATAGTTGCTGGTACTCTACCGATGTTGTGTTTAATTGTGTTTGGAAGTTTACCCTTTGCTGGGCAATTAGCAACCCATGTACAGAAAAATCACGCTTTACCTGATCAGGTAAGCAATAGTAAGTTTATCGCGGTAAATTTATATCTTTCTAGTTCATTATTATTAATTTTAGGATTAGTTATTAGTCTCCATGTCTAA
- a CDS encoding isochorismate synthase — protein sequence MTQSKSLTSFATQSNNLILDSNDPELENFWHNKQLHFTVTKNTKILSISYQIPTIEPLACLQKFNSSDSLYFYWENCSKQEALAAWGVTISDYAQSDSRFSYAQKFVKNCFKQITKVGDNNLVAAKPSVFCSFTFFPDPNQGEPFKSGTLFLPRFQVVKKGKNCCLIINFPLKEERDKKKSIQQLKQKVNSINWQDYRIFNTQANTNNSLLSIDRYQSQDPDYFKSVVASALNLIAVDKMSKIVLAHTTEIQSPVPFKVVESLNNLRNLHPDCYIFSTSNGEGQHFIGASPERLISVQNQQLVTDALAGSAPRGNNNTEDLHLANLLLKNRKEKREHQAVSDFVMQRLRSIGLKPHQLPLQLLKLSNIQHLWTPIYAHLPADIEPLEIVALLHPTPAVAGVATEFACEKIRHYEKFDRSLYAAPLGWVDYDGNCEFIVGIRSALIDGNCARLYAGAGIVSGSNPDKEFEEVQLKLQSLLKAIV from the coding sequence ATGACACAATCTAAAAGTCTTACTTCTTTTGCAACTCAATCTAATAATTTAATTTTAGATAGTAATGATCCAGAATTAGAAAATTTTTGGCATAATAAACAGTTGCATTTTACAGTAACTAAGAATACCAAAATTCTCAGTATTAGCTATCAAATTCCTACTATTGAGCCTCTGGCTTGTTTACAAAAATTTAATAGTTCTGATAGTTTATATTTTTATTGGGAAAACTGTAGTAAACAAGAAGCATTAGCAGCCTGGGGTGTGACCATCAGCGACTATGCTCAGTCTGATTCTCGCTTTAGTTATGCTCAAAAATTTGTGAAAAACTGCTTTAAACAAATTACTAAAGTGGGAGACAATAATTTAGTTGCAGCTAAACCTAGTGTCTTTTGTAGTTTTACTTTTTTTCCTGACCCTAACCAAGGTGAACCTTTTAAATCTGGAACTTTGTTTTTACCCCGATTTCAAGTAGTAAAAAAAGGCAAAAACTGTTGTTTAATTATTAACTTTCCTTTAAAAGAAGAACGAGATAAAAAAAAATCAATTCAGCAGCTTAAACAAAAAGTAAATAGTATTAATTGGCAAGATTATAGAATATTTAATACCCAAGCAAATACAAATAATAGCTTATTATCTATTGATCGTTACCAGTCTCAAGATCCCGATTACTTTAAATCTGTTGTTGCTTCGGCTTTAAATTTAATTGCAGTAGACAAAATGAGTAAAATTGTACTTGCTCATACGACTGAAATTCAGTCTCCTGTACCTTTTAAAGTCGTCGAATCATTAAATAATTTACGCAATTTACATCCAGACTGTTACATTTTCTCTACCAGTAATGGAGAAGGACAACATTTTATTGGGGCTAGCCCTGAACGTTTAATTAGTGTTCAAAATCAGCAATTAGTAACGGATGCTTTAGCAGGATCTGCCCCTAGAGGCAATAACAACACAGAAGACTTACATTTAGCCAACTTACTACTAAAAAATAGAAAAGAAAAACGAGAACATCAAGCAGTTAGTGACTTTGTAATGCAGCGTTTACGCAGTATAGGCTTAAAACCCCACCAATTACCATTACAATTATTAAAACTATCTAACATACAACACCTCTGGACACCAATTTATGCCCATTTACCAGCAGATATTGAACCATTAGAAATAGTCGCCCTACTTCATCCAACTCCTGCGGTGGCGGGTGTAGCTACAGAATTTGCTTGTGAAAAGATTCGTCACTATGAAAAGTTTGATCGATCTTTATACGCAGCACCATTAGGTTGGGTAGATTATGATGGCAACTGCGAGTTTATAGTCGGTATTCGTTCAGCATTAATTGATGGCAACTGCGCCCGTTTATATGCAGGTGCTGGAATTGTTTCAGGTTCTAATCCAGATAAAGAATTTGAAGAAGTACAGTTAAAATTGCAGTCTCTGCTTAAGGCTATAGTGTAA
- a CDS encoding 2-succinyl-6-hydroxy-2,4-cyclohexadiene-1-carboxylic acid synthase/2-oxoglutarate decarboxylase, producing MIDFRNTNTLWASILVETLHRCGLTMAVICPGSRSTPLTLAFAAHPQITAIPILDERSAAFFALGRAKKTGLPIALICTSGTAGANFYPAAIEAKESGVPMIILTADRPAQLRNCHAGQTIDQVKLYGNIPNWQCEIALPEADLEMLNYLRQNIIQAWEQSLLPTPGVVHLNLPFREPLAPIEQPHVQLLSDQFSRKNFFIDPFSLGNNHPSSNLPWHHWQNKSGIIIAGIAQPQDPQIYCQAIANLSQRLSFPVLAEALSPIRNYANLNPYLISTYDAILRHHDYCQALIADVVIQIGELPTSKQLRNWLQQINVPRWIIAAKIDNFDPLHGKTIHLQVAVEQIVNHPDFEVKYPSQSNYCQQWCQLEAQTRNNIDNTLAQLEKIQESKAAWLLSKTLPPATSVFIANSMSVRYAEYFWKPNQRQLMPYFNRGANGIDGTLSTALGMAYGDVGVLLTGDLSLLHDTNGFLIDQQFQGHLTIVVINNSGGGIFEMLPLANIDSLATDFEKYFTTPQSVNFAQLAAAYNLEYHRIDSWQQLEGLLQNLPTQGIRILELNCARRLDAAWLKSKLNQFAKN from the coding sequence ATGATTGATTTTCGTAATACAAATACCCTGTGGGCTTCGATACTCGTCGAAACATTGCATCGCTGTGGTTTAACTATGGCGGTAATTTGTCCAGGATCACGTTCAACTCCTTTAACCCTTGCTTTTGCTGCTCATCCTCAGATTACAGCCATACCCATATTAGACGAGCGATCAGCAGCTTTTTTTGCTTTGGGGAGGGCAAAAAAAACAGGATTACCTATAGCATTAATATGTACTTCTGGAACAGCAGGGGCAAATTTCTATCCAGCAGCGATCGAAGCCAAAGAAAGCGGTGTACCAATGATCATTCTAACCGCCGATCGCCCTGCTCAGTTACGCAATTGTCATGCAGGACAAACCATAGATCAGGTTAAACTTTACGGTAATATACCCAATTGGCAGTGTGAAATAGCTCTACCTGAAGCAGACTTAGAAATGTTGAATTACCTACGTCAAAATATCATTCAGGCTTGGGAACAATCACTATTACCTACTCCTGGAGTTGTGCATTTAAATTTACCATTCCGTGAACCCCTTGCGCCTATAGAACAACCCCACGTTCAACTATTAAGCGATCAATTTTCTAGAAAGAATTTTTTTATTGATCCTTTTTCTCTAGGAAATAATCACCCTAGTAGTAATCTCCCTTGGCATCATTGGCAAAATAAATCAGGTATTATTATTGCTGGAATAGCACAACCTCAAGATCCGCAAATTTATTGTCAGGCGATCGCCAATTTATCGCAAAGATTATCTTTTCCTGTCCTCGCAGAAGCCTTATCCCCTATTAGAAATTACGCTAATCTTAATCCTTATTTAATTTCTACCTATGATGCTATCCTGCGCCACCATGATTATTGTCAAGCCTTGATTGCGGATGTAGTAATTCAAATTGGCGAACTTCCTACCAGTAAGCAACTTAGAAACTGGCTACAACAGATAAATGTTCCCCGTTGGATTATTGCAGCTAAAATTGATAATTTTGATCCATTACATGGAAAAACTATTCATCTTCAGGTTGCTGTTGAACAAATAGTTAATCATCCAGACTTTGAGGTTAAATATCCTTCTCAATCAAACTACTGTCAGCAATGGTGTCAATTAGAAGCTCAAACCAGAAATAATATAGACAATACTTTAGCCCAGTTAGAGAAAATTCAAGAAAGTAAAGCTGCTTGGTTGCTATCGAAAACTTTACCCCCTGCTACCTCAGTCTTTATTGCTAATAGTATGTCCGTGCGCTATGCAGAATACTTTTGGAAACCCAATCAAAGACAATTAATGCCTTATTTTAACCGAGGTGCAAATGGAATTGATGGGACACTTTCTACTGCTTTAGGGATGGCTTATGGCGATGTGGGAGTATTATTGACTGGCGATTTATCCTTACTCCACGACACCAATGGTTTTTTAATTGATCAACAATTTCAAGGACATCTGACTATTGTAGTTATCAATAATAGTGGTGGTGGTATTTTTGAGATGCTACCTCTAGCTAATATAGATTCTTTAGCTACCGATTTTGAAAAATATTTTACTACTCCTCAGTCGGTAAATTTTGCTCAATTAGCTGCAGCTTACAATCTAGAATATCACCGAATAGATAGTTGGCAACAGTTAGAAGGGTTATTACAAAACCTACCCACCCAAGGAATTAGAATTTTAGAATTAAATTGCGCTCGCCGTCTAGATGCAGCTTGGTTGAAAAGCAAGTTAAATCAATTTGCCAAAAATTAA
- a CDS encoding membrane-associated rubredoxin — protein sequence MNDPSKEEQSVSEVTPGREKTLAQQAPSSYECRACGYVYVPSKGDDQGKIPAGTLFTDLPSDWRCPVCGVRTTQFVNIGAQGAPSGFAENLDYGFGVNRLTPAQKNILIFGALALGFIFFLSLYGLN from the coding sequence ATGAATGACCCATCTAAAGAAGAACAATCAGTTTCAGAAGTAACTCCAGGAAGAGAAAAAACCCTAGCGCAACAAGCTCCATCGAGTTATGAATGTCGCGCCTGTGGTTATGTATACGTACCTTCCAAAGGAGATGACCAGGGAAAAATTCCCGCAGGAACTTTGTTTACCGATTTACCTAGTGACTGGCGTTGTCCTGTGTGTGGAGTGCGCACCACTCAATTTGTAAACATTGGCGCACAAGGCGCACCTTCTGGTTTTGCTGAAAATTTAGATTATGGCTTTGGAGTTAATCGTCTGACTCCTGCTCAAAAAAATATTTTAATTTTTGGAGCGTTAGCTTTAGGTTTCATATTTTTCTTAAGCTTATATGGATTAAATTAG